The genomic region CCAGCGACGGGTGATCGAAGAGGACGAAAATATCGAGGTCGAAAGTCGAGATCGGCTCGAGATAAAAGGTGGCCCCCATGGCTCCGCCAATCGCATTCCCCCCGATAACTCCGGCATTCTGAAGAGCATTGATTTCGGCAAGCGTCTCTTTCACTCCGTTCGGATATACCTTCGGGATTCCCCGCGCGCGAAGAATTTCACAGCACGCCATCAACGGCGTTCGAGTTCCCCGACGCGCCGGGCTCTACCGCCGTGCGCCCTTCCCGCCTTTCGTCGGCGGCATGGGCGAGTCCGTTTTTCCCACGACATACTGGATCACCAGAAATGCGATCAGCGCCCCGAAGGCCATCGACGGAAAATACGCCGTGAGATTCACCACCTTCTGCGAAGGGATCGTGAAGACCAGCAACGGGCGCAGCGCGAAGAATCCCGCCGCGAACAGCAACAGAAACGTCCCCACCTCCCGCCGCCGCACGAAACAAACCGCCGCCACCAACAGAAAGATGCCGATCGTCGTCAGCTCCGCATACGTGATCGAGTAGACCGGCACATGGCCGGGAGAGGGTTGAGGCGTCATGGTTCAAGAGGAAGAACCGCAGATTTCGAGAGAAACGCCGAGGGCAAAAACGAAAGAACCAGGCGGCTTTCGGGACCGTGAGCGGTCCGACTTATTGAAAGCAGAGGGCCAGAATCGCGAACGACAGAATGAGTTGTCTCATGAGGATGAGGAAGTCAGGTGGAATGCGACGGAGGTGCCCAGATGTTACGAATCAAAAGGGGCGTTTCTTCCAATAATCGGGATGGCGGCCGGCATGGCCGATGGCCACGACCACGATGCGGTCGCCGCGCAGAAAATAGGCAACGTAATGCGGAAAGCCGGGAAGATTCGCCCGTCGATAGCCGCCGGTCCGTTCGTTCCAGAGCAGGGGCTGCCGGTCGATCTCGGCGCAGATGGTTTCCAGCTCGGTCCGGAATCGCCGGCCCAATCCCGGCACCCGGCTTTCATAAAATCGAGTGGTCTCCTCCGCATCGACCAACGCCTCCGGAAGAAACTCCATTTCACGCGTCCGGCGCGATGTTCCGCAGGCGAGTAAAGACTTCCGCCGACGGCACGGTCCGTGCCGATCCCGCGTCGTATCGGGCGATCCGCTCGGCGATCGTGCTTTCCCAGGCGGCGTCCGCCCCCGGTTCCGGATCCACGCTCAAGAGCAATCGGTAGGCGAGTTCGACGCGTTGATCCGTCGGAAGCTCGAGGGCGTCGTGGGCGAGAGCGTCGAGAGTCACGGCCATGGAAAAAATGGTAAAGCAATCCCCGCGCCTGTCGAACCGGAACCATGCGACTCCGAAAGCCGCCCCGCCCCGGCTCACTTCCCCAGCGCGATCCGACTTTTCTGCCGGAGTTGGAAGGCAATCCGCGCCACCGTCTCCGGCGAAAGCGTCGGGCCGTCCTTAAGGCAGACACTCCGCGCCTCCTTGGGGTTGATCACCGTCACCGCCCCGCGCCCCCGCCGCTCGACCAGCCAGCCGGGCAGGATCAGCACCGGCTGCACCGCCACCTTCTCCTGCGTGGATTCGCCGATCCACTGGCGCAGGGTCCCCGCATTCCGCTCCGC from Chthoniobacterales bacterium harbors:
- a CDS encoding type II toxin-antitoxin system RelE/ParE family toxin, coding for MEFLPEALVDAEETTRFYESRVPGLGRRFRTELETICAEIDRQPLLWNERTGGYRRANLPGFPHYVAYFLRGDRIVVVAIGHAGRHPDYWKKRPF
- a CDS encoding addiction module protein, translating into MAVTLDALAHDALELPTDQRVELAYRLLLSVDPEPGADAAWESTIAERIARYDAGSARTVPSAEVFTRLRNIAPDA